A region of the Deltaproteobacteria bacterium CG2_30_66_27 genome:
CTGCGTACGCCGCGGAGGCGACCCACAGAGGGGCAAGGAAGAGGATCGCAAGGATGCGGCCCGAGATCTGAAATGGCCACAATCTGCCCCCCTGGTTACGCATGAGCCGGAAAAACGACACGGTCGGCCCCATTGGAACATCCCTCGAACGCGGAAGTTCTTGATTTCGTGGAGCCGGCGGTCGGGATTGAACCGACGACCTGCTGATTACGAATCAGCTGCTCTACCACTGAGCTACGCCGGCCGGGCGGGAAGCATCAAACCGCAATGAGGTAATAAATATAGGGAGCCCGCGGGGGATCGTCAAGCCGGAAAATCCCCGCCGGGACGCCTGTAGCGTCAGCTGGGCTCGATGCGGTACTGCTCGACGTGGTACTTGTCCGAAGCGGAGATGTTCACCTTCATCCCGTACCGCTGCTCGAGCATCTCGAGGAAGGGGCGCTCCTCGCCGAACAGTTCCTCGGCCAGCGCGGGGTGCACGTAGAGCGACACCTGCTTCCCGGAGAGGATCAGCCCCTGCCGCTCGAGCGCCCGGAATACGTCGTAGCAGATCGTCTTCTTCGACTTGATGACCCCTTCTCCGGAGCAGTAGGGACAGGCGTCGGACAGCGATCGTCCCAGGCTCTCCCGGACCCGCTTGCGGGTCATCTCGACCAGTCCCAGCTCCGAGATCTTGCAGATCGTCGTCTTGCTGCGGTCGGCGCGCAAGGTGTCCACGAGGGCGTTGTACACCTTGTCGCGGTTTTCCCCGTCCTTCATGTCGATGAAGTCGATGATGATGATGCCGCCGATGTTGCGCAGCCGAAGCTGGTAGACGATCTCCTTGACCGCTTCGAGGTTGATCTTGGTCGTGGTTTCCTCGAGCGACGACCGTCCGACGTACTTCCCCGTGTTCACGTCGACCACGGTGAGGGCCTCCGTCTGCTCGATCACGATGTAGCCGCCGCTTTTCAGCCACACCTTCTTGTCGAGCGCCCGGGTCACCTCGATCTCGATGCCGTAGTGGTCGAAGATCGGCTCCGGACCGCCGAACAGGTCGATCCGGTCCTGGATGCGGGGGAAGAACTGGGAGGCGAACGAGCGGATCCGGTCGTACTCCTCCCGCGAGTCGACCGCGATCCGGTCGCTCTCCGAGGAGAACAGGTCCCGCACGGCGCGCAGGGAAAGGGAGAGCTCCCGGTGGATCAGGACGGGGGCCGCGGCGCTTTCGCTCCTCTTCCGGATCGTCTCCCAGAGCCGGACGAGGTACTCCATGTCGGCCTTGAGCTCCGCCTCCGATCCCCCCTCGGCCGCCGTGCGCACGATCGCCCCCATCCCCTCGGGACGGATCGTTTCGACGATCTTCGAAAGCCGGTTCCGTTCCTCCGGGTCTTCGATCCGGCGGGAAATCCCGATGTGGTTGGACCACGTCAGGAGCACCAGGTGACGCCCGGGGAGGGTGATGTGGCTGGTGATCCTCGCCCCCTTGGTCCCGAGCGGCTCCTTGGCCACCTGGACGAGCAGGTGCTGTCCCTCCCGGATGAGCCCCTCGATCGGCGGAAGGAACGCGTCCTGGGGGAAGCGGGCGGGCCGGATGCCGATCTCCTCGGGCAGGACCGGCGCCTCGGACGGGTCGGTGTCGAACTCGAGCTGCGGCGTGACGAAGTCGCCCGCAAAGAGGAACCCCGCCTTGTCCATCCCGATATCGACGAAGGCGGCCTGCATCCCCGGGAGGACGCGGATCACTTTTCCGTTGTAGATGGTGCCGACGGTGTTGCGGTCCTCTCCCCGCTCGATCAGCAGCTCCACGAGGATCCCGGATTCGAGCGTCGCCACGCGCGTCTCGTACGGCGCGGCGTTCACCACGATCAGCTTGCTCGCCTTCTGCATCGCGTTACCCGCGGCGGCGGATCAGCTCCGCCGACACCTTTCCCGGAATGAACCGCTCGGGGGACAGCGGAACCCCCAGCAGGGAAGCGGCGG
Encoded here:
- a CDS encoding ribonuclease E/G (involved in the processing of the 5'end of 16S rRNA); translated protein: MQKASKLIVVNAAPYETRVATLESGILVELLIERGEDRNTVGTIYNGKVIRVLPGMQAAFVDIGMDKAGFLFAGDFVTPQLEFDTDPSEAPVLPEEIGIRPARFPQDAFLPPIEGLIREGQHLLVQVAKEPLGTKGARITSHITLPGRHLVLLTWSNHIGISRRIEDPEERNRLSKIVETIRPEGMGAIVRTAAEGGSEAELKADMEYLVRLWETIRKRSESAAAPVLIHRELSLSLRAVRDLFSSESDRIAVDSREEYDRIRSFASQFFPRIQDRIDLFGGPEPIFDHYGIEIEVTRALDKKVWLKSGGYIVIEQTEALTVVDVNTGKYVGRSSLEETTTKINLEAVKEIVYQLRLRNIGGIIIIDFIDMKDGENRDKVYNALVDTLRADRSKTTICKISELGLVEMTRKRVRESLGRSLSDACPYCSGEGVIKSKKTICYDVFRALERQGLILSGKQVSLYVHPALAEELFGEERPFLEMLEQRYGMKVNISASDKYHVEQYRIEPS